Proteins from a genomic interval of Syngnathus typhle isolate RoL2023-S1 ecotype Sweden linkage group LG15, RoL_Styp_1.0, whole genome shotgun sequence:
- the fryb gene encoding protein furry homolog isoform X4 — translation MAPVNVDPESKPGEFVLKSLFANFTLLSERKIRIIMAEPLEKPLNKSLQRGEDPQFDQLITSMSSLAEYCLPSILRTLFDWYKRQNGLEDESHEYRPRANTKSKNDEQQKDYLLERRDLAIDFIFSLVLIEVLKQIPLHPLLDGLIQEVINLAFKHFKYKEGYLGPNTANMHIVADLYAEVVGVVAQSRFSAVRKKFISELKELRQKEQSSYVLQSTISLIMGLKFFRIKMYPVEDFEASFQFMQECAQYFLEVKDKDVKHSLAGLFVEILVPVAATVKNEVNVPCLRNFVESLYDTTLDLSSRKKHSLALYPLVTCLLCVSQKQLFLSRWHIFLNNCLSNLKNKDPKMARVALESLYRLLWVYMIRIKCESNTATQSRLMSITSTLFPKGSRSVVPRDMPLNIFVKIIQFIAQERLDFAMKEIIFDLLSVGKPTKAFSLNPERMNIGLRAFLVIADALQQKDGEPPMPNTGATLPSGNSLKKKKTYLSKTLTEEEAKLIGMSLYYSQVRRALDSVLRHLDKEVGRCMMLTSAQMLNKEPEDMITGERKPKIDLFRTCVAAVPRILPDGMSKPELIDLLSRLTVHMDDELRLISQNSLQSLLLDFADWREDVLFGYTHFLLREVQETQQGLQDASVKLLLQLLTQWRLALQLQGKMRGGVEASPRMSERSPHCSVLHAVEGLALLLLCSCQISTRKLAVGVLREIRCLFAALGHAEDEDKPMIEVMDQLSPAVLDSFVHAAVSDSSTLPMSHHVDLQFLVEWTARLVSSSYDVKSPSHVWIFAQCLKDPWVLCLHIFLRQEHLPKHCPVALSYAWPYAFTRVQLLLPLIDPNSPVNTKKTSTAGSCDNSMSLWRNYLILCLGVAKPSIMSPGHLRASTPEITATTPDGSVTYDNKVIGTPSVAWLLKQLVPLMRTESLEITESLVLGFGCTNALVFRELMEELHPLMKEALERRPENKKRRERRDLLRLQLLRIFELLANAGVISDSTNGALERDSLVLGALFLEYVDLTRMLLEAENEKEMDVLKDIRAHFSSMVANLIQCVPVQHRRLLFPQQSLRHNLFILFSQWAGPYSVMFTPLDRYSDRNHQITRYQYCALKAMSAVLCCGPVFDNVGLSTDGYLYKWLDNILACQDKRVHRLGCEVVILLLELNPEQSNLFNWAVDRCFTGSYQLASGCFKAIAAVCGNRNYPCDLVTLLNLVLFKASDTSREIYEISMQLMQVLESKLRAYSKRMVDQKPGNILYGTHGPMPPLYSVNLSQLSNQLASMYPELTLPLFSEVSQRFPSTHSNGRQIMLSYLLPWLGNMELVDTGLLPPATSPCTPDEEVSRGPQASLAGVSLFLRGNGWGSLQATSLVLNNLMFMTAKYGDEVPGPEMESAWNALVSNERWSNNLRITLQFLISLCGVSSDTTLLPYIKKVVIYLCRNNTIQTMEELLFELQQTDPVNPVVLHCDNPPFYRFAASNKAPTSQTGTASSSNTVVVGQENLLDTDESKLLRESDERCYRRARTHNRLESRYSNSSGGSYEDEKTDPLPPYAAWLLSVLETNRPQPLPMPVNGGCWAPLVDYLPETVTPRGPLHRCNVAVIFMTEMVVDHSVREDWALHLPLLLHALFLGLDHYRPEVYEHSKRLLLHLLIALSCNNNFQVIASVLMLTRESSDNKTLTVKSGHHSNRRRSNVPDFLRECRVSPAADSGLGSASDSSSASLGGVSAAGSVANLPVVTPDDLEDLEDEGHETDEKTNKLIEFLSTRAVGPLWVHEDITPKNPNSKSTEQLSNFLRHVISVFKESKSDFHLEQQLSDVALQTALCSSSRHYAGRSFQVFRALGQPINNHAVSDLVSRLVEVVGEHGDEVQGYVMEVLLTLESVVVNLAECLKNSDLMAALTRTSSPDFALSDKLMNRKSTGQLNFPSPGLAALSSQRHQRSYSVPKKFGECGYQSGEPPRSATLDRIQACTSHGLARAARGPGSCASSTNRIDPSVLSDPAHVSHPSSILATVFWVAVSLMESDFEFEYQMSLRLVHKLLSKVPLDRPENRERLEKLQAQLRWSGFSGIQQLLLKGFTSQATSDLTLQLFCQLTPVSRVPVVDSSQSLGFPLNVLCLLPHLVQHFGHPTQFCKESAERIAQVCLVEKNTKLSHLAHVMTLYKTRSYTRDPFSWVSVVCRYLHEAFSDITLNMVTYMAELLDKGLPPMQQSLLQIIYCLLSHMDLSAVHVKQFNADVTKTIEKFVQTVHWKDALNILKLVVSRSASLVHPVYGQAHGDISNLEVSRVWDGSAKALPGKTLDFTFDISETPVIGRRFDTLQGSGVREGKARAMAVTCSTSSTSSGSNSNTILVPVSWRQPQYSQKRTREKLVNVLSLCGQEVGLTKNPSVIFSSCGDLDMMMEVRESGVSSEEGGTREDTLEDTASEQQFRVFRDFDFLDVELEDGEGETVDNFNWGVRRRSLDSTELGDLLEESQHSGSTPSLGHEDPHDSEESSEEEESSASRSLSHSQLTNPSPSDETNRTDSLSTSYNTSAEPQSLGVAAPGPGVLLHDHLSGLHARSCGGDDNDTQAQDDELSLSTNELAAGSDCGESFTLELTGQARVCTSPLERRPDYCQPPLDFLDPNSLPSLRDNVDDLEDLGFPPPPSPFFSAILAAFQPAVCDEAEEAWRCHVNQLVTDSDGSCAVYTFQVFSSLFRNLQGKFCTLTTDVASYLGEGLRGIGSKFLKSSQMLTSCSDCPTIYIDADTIMSYGLLEKMKFSALELQEYLDTYNTKEDAAVTWLRSCKDTFPRCPGDGVVTCQPGDSEEKQLELCQRLYKLHFQLLLLFQSYCSLICQVHAISSVPELLNMSRELSELHCCLQAAEAAVASDLEREHPAHSLHAHVAAMAVPTFPSSEAAVKAILECLRNHEFTKAVRYIQECRRRWPHSVFGGGAEKEVQTLLNVYFRHQTLGQTGTIALVGSRQDLGLICSKLLELNGEIRDMIRRAQGYRVVTTYLPDSSASGTSL, via the exons TTCAAATACAAGGAAGG GTATCTGGGACCCAACACGGCCAACATGCACATCGTGGCCGACCTCTACGCGGAAGTTGTGGGAGTGGTGGCCCAGTCCAG ATTCTCGGCCGTTAGGAAGAAGTTCATCTCGGAGCTGAAGGAACTGCGACAGAAGGAGCAGAGCTCCTACGTCCTGCAGTCTACTATCAGCCTCATCATGGGCCTCAAGTTCTTCCGCATCAAAATGTACCCCGTGGAGGACTTTGAGGCCTCCTTCCAGTTCATGCAG GAGTGTGCGCAGTATTTCCTGGAGGTGAAGGACAAGGATGTTAAACACTCTCTGGCCGGACTCTTTGTGGAGATTCTCGTGCCCGTCGCTGCT ACGGTGAAGAATGAAGTGAACGTGCCGTGCCTGCGCAACTTTGTGGAGAGCTTGTACGACACCACGCTGGACCTGTCCTCCAGGAAGAAACACTCCCTG GCGCTGTATCCTCTGGTGACGTGTCTGCTGTGCGTGAGTCAGAAGCAGTTGTTCCTCAGCCGCTGGCACATTTTCCTCAACAACTGCCTGTCTAACCTCAag AATAAAGACCCCAAGATGGCCCGCGTGGCCCTGGAGTCGCTCTACCGCCTGTTGTGGGTTTACATGATCCGAATCAAGTGCGAGAGCAACACTGCCACACAAAG CCGCCTTATGTCCATCACCTCCACGCTCTTCCCCAAGGGGAGCCGCAGCGTGGTCCCACGAGACATGCCACTCAATATCTTTGTCAAGATCATCCAGTTTATCGCGCAG GAGAGGCTGGACTTTGCCATGAAGGAGATCATCTTTGATCTTCTGAGTGTGGGGAAGCCCACCAAGGCCTTCAGCCTTAATCCAGAG CGTATGAACATCGGCCTACGAGCCTTCCTGGTCATCGCTGACGCCCTGCAGCAGAAAGACGGCGAGCCTCCCATGCCCAACACGGGGGCCACGCTGCCCTCGGGCAACtctctgaagaagaagaagacctaCCTGAGCAAAACCCTCACAGAGGAGGAGGCCAAGCTCATTGGCATGTCCTTGTACTACTCGCAGGTGCGCAGGGCGCTGGATAGTGTCCTCAGGCACCTGGACAAGGAGGTAGGCCGCTGCATGATGCTCACCAGCGCGCAGATGCTCAACAAAGAACCCGAGGACATGATCAC GGGTGAAAGGAAGCCCAAGATCGACCTGTTCCGGACGTGTGTTGCTGCCGTTCCTCGGATCCTTCCCGACGGAATGTCCAAGCCCGAGCTCATTGACCTCCTTTCACG ACTTACGGTGCACATGGACGACGAGCTACGTCTTATTTCCCAGAATTCCCTTCAGAGCCTCTTGCTGGATTTCGCCGACTGGAGGGAAGACGTGCTCTTCGGCTACACGCATTTCCTGCTGCGCGAGGTGCAAGAGACCCAGCAGGGTCTTCAAGACGCGTCTGTGAAGCTCTTGCTGCAGCTTCTCACTCAGTGGAGGCTGGCGCTGCAACTACAGGGGAAGATGCGAGGCGGGGTGGAG GCGAGCCCCAGAATGTCTGAGCGGAGCCCGCACTGCTCGGTTCTTCACGCCGTGGAAGGTCTGGCTTTGCTGCTACTCTGCTCGTGCCAGATAAGCACCAGGAAGCTAGCGGTGGGCGTGCTCAGAGAGATTCGATGCCTGTTCGCCGCGCTCGGGCACGCCGAG GATGAAGACAAACCCATGATCGAAGTCATGGACCAGCTGAGTCCGGCTGTTCTGGACAGCTTCGTCCACGCGGCCGTCTCCGACTCG TCCACGCTACCCATGAGCCACCACGTGGACCTCCAGTTCCTGGTGGAGTGGACGGCACGACTGGTGAGCAGCTCTTACGACGTGAAGAGCCCCAGCCACGTGTGGATCTTCGCCCAGTGCCTGAAGGACCCCTGGGTGCTGTGCCTGCACATTTTCCTGCGCCAGGAACACCTGCCAAAGCACTGCCCGGTGGCCCTGAGCTATGCCTGGCCCTACGCCTTCACAcgggtgcagctgctgctgcctctCATCGACCCCAA CAGCCCGGTCAACACAAAGAAGACCAGCACGGCCGGCTCCTGCGACAACTCCATGTCTCTGTGGCGGAACTACCTCATCCTGTGCCTTGGGGTGGCTAAGCCCAGCATCATGTCGCCCGGACACCTCCGGGCGTCCACGCCCGAGATCACGGCCACCACACCCGACGGCAGCGTCACCTACGACAATAAG GTGATCGGCACGCCGTCAGTTGCCTGGCTTCTCAAGCAGCTCGTTCCGCTGATGAGAACCGAGAGTCTGGAGATCACTGAGTCTCTGGTGTTGGGCTTTGGCTGCACCAATGCCCTCGTCTTCAG GGAGCTGATGGAAGAACTCCATCCACTCATGAAGGAGGCTCTAGAACGTCGACCTGAG AACAAGAAGCGACGAGAGAGGAGGGATCTTCTTAGGCTGCAGCTGCTGAGAATCTTTGAACTGTTGGCCAACGCCGGTGTCATCAGTGACAG CACCAACGGAGCGCTGGAGCGCGACTCGCTGGTGCTGGGGGCCTTGTTCCTGGAGTATGTGGACCTGACCCGAATGCTCCTGGAGGCGGAGAACGAGAAGGAGATGGACGTGCTCAAAGACATCAGAGCTCACTTTAGCAGCATGGTGGCCAACCTCATCCAGTGCGTGCCTG tTCAGCACCGTCGCCTCCTGTTCCCCCAGCAGTCTCTCCGCCATAACCTCTTCATCCTCTTCAGCCAATGGGCCGGGCCCTACAGCGTCATGTTTACGCCCCTGGACCGCTACAGCGACCGCAACCATCAGATCACTCGCTACCAGTACTGCGCTCTGAAG GCCATGTCGGCCGTCCTGTGCTGCGGTCCCGTGTTCGACAACGTCGGTCTGTCCACCGATGGCTACCTCTACAAATGGCTGGACAACATCTTGGCCTGCCAAGACAAGCGG GTTCACCGTCTGGGCTGTGAGGTGGTGATTCTGCTGCTGGAGCTGAACCCGGAGCAGAGCAACCTGTTCAACTGGGCCGTGGATCGTTGCTTCACCGGATCGTACCAGCTGGCGTCCGGATGCTTCAAGGCCATCGCCGCCGTGTGCGGGAACAG GAACTACCCGTGTGACCTGGTGACGCTGCTCAATCTGGTGCTGTTCAAGGCGTCAGACACCAGCAGGGAAATCTATGAGATCTCCATGCAGCTGATGCAG GTGCTGGAATCCAAACTACGTGCGTACTCCAAGCGCATGGTGGACCAAAAGCCTGGTAACATCTTGTACGGCACACATGGGCCTATGCCGCCTCTCTACAGTGTCAACCTATCGCAGCTCTCCAACCAACTGGCCAGCATGTACCCAGAACTCACACTGCCTCTCTTCTCGG AGGTGAGCCAGCGTTTCCCGAGCACCCACTCCAACGGGCGTCAGATCATGCTGTCTTACCTGCTGCCCTGGCTGGGCAACATGGAGCTGGTGGACACGGGCCTCCTACCGCCGGCCACCAGCCCCTGCACGCCCGACGAGGAGGTCTCTCGTGGGCCCCAAGCCAGTCTGGCGGGCGTGTCGCTCTTCCTCAGGGGCAACGGCTGGGGCAGCCTGCAGGCCACCTCGCTGGTTCTCAACAACCTCATGTTCATGACAGCCAAG TACGGCGATGAGGTGCCCGGGCCGGAGATGGAGAGTGCTTGGAACGCTTTGGTGTCGAATGAACGCTGGAGCAACAACCTGAGGATCACCCTGCAGTTTCTCATCAGCTTGTGTGGAGTCAGCAGTGACACCACACTCTTACCTTAT aTCAAGAAGGTGGTGATCTACCTGTGTCGGAACAACACCATCCAGACCATGGAGGAGCTCCTGTTTGAGCTTCAGCAGACCGACCCTGTTAACCCCGTGGTACTGCACTGCGACAACCCGCCTTTCTACCGATTTGCTGCCAGCAACAAGGCACCCACCTCGCAGACGG GCACTGCCTCCAGCAGCAACACCGTTGTGGTCGGACAGGAGAACCTGCTGGACACAGACGAAAGCAAACTGCTCAGGGAGAGTGACGAGCG ctgTTACAGGAGGGCGAGAACGCACAACAGGCTAGAGTCCCGCTACAGCAACAGCTCAGGAGGTTCCTACGAGGACGAGAAAA CTGACCCTCTCCCGCCATACGCTGCCTGGCTGCTGAGCGTCCTGGAGACGAATCGCCCTCAGCCGCTGCCCATGCCCGTAAATGGTGGCTGCTGGGCACCGCTGGTGGACTATCTGCCCGAGACCGTCACGCCCAGGGGACCCCTGCACAG GTGTAATGTGGCCGTCATTTTCATGACAGAAATGGTGGTGGATCACAGCGTGAGAGAAGACTGGGCTTTGCACCTTCCCCTGCTGCTGCACGCGCTCTTCTTGG GCCTGGACCACTACAGACCGGAAGTCTACGAGCACAGCAAGCGCCTCCTTCTGCACCTCCTCATAGCGCTGTCGTGTAACAACAACTTTCAG GTGATCGCCTCGGTCTTGATGTTAACCAGAGAGAGCAGCGACAACAAGACCCTGACCGTCAAGTCCGGCCACCACAGCAACCGCCGGCGCTCCA ACGTGCCTGACTTCCTGCGGGAGTGCCGGGTGTCGCCCGCGGCCGATTCGGGCCTGGGCTCGGCGTCCGACTCATCCTCGGCCAGCCTGGGTGGTGTCAGCGCAGCGGGCAGCGTGGCCAACCTTCCCGTTGTCACGCCAGACGACCTGGAAGACCTGGAAGACGAAGGCCACGAAACGGACGAGAAGACCAACAAACTCATCGAGTTCCTCTCCACCAG AGCCGTGGGGCCACTATGGGTGCACGAGGACATCACACCCAAAAACCCAAACTCCAAGAGCACCGAGCAGCTCTCCAACTTCCTGCGCCATGTCATCTCCGTCTTCAAGGAGTCTAAGTCAG ACTTCCACCTGGAGCAGCAGCTGAGCGACGTGGCGCTGCAGACTGCGCTGTGCAGCTCGTCTCGTCACTACGCCGGTCGCTCCTTCCAGGTGTTCCGGGCGCTGGGGCAGCCCATCAACAACCATGCCGTGTCCGACCTGGTGTCTCGCCTCGTAGAGGTGGTGGGTGAGCACGGGGACGAGGTGCAG GGCTACGTGATGGAAGTGCTGCTCACGTTGGAATCGGTGGTGGTCAACCTGGCCGAGTGTCTGAAGAACAGCGACCTAATGGCGGCGCTCACCAG GACGTCGTCTCCCGACTTTGCACTGAGCGACAAGCTGATGAACCGGAAGAGCACGGGACAGCTCAACTTCCCCAGCCCGGGGCTGGCGGCCCTGTCGTCTCAGCGCCACCAACGCTCCTACTCGGTACCTAAAAAGTTTGGCGAGTGCGGCTACCAGTCCGGCGAACCCCCTCGCAGTGCCACTCTGGACCGTATTCAG GCCTGCACCAGTCATGGCCTGGCACGGGCGGCCAGGGGCCCGGGCTCCTGTGCCTCCTCCACCAATCGCATTGATCCCAGCGTCCTGTCAGACCCTGCCCACGTGTCGCACCCGTCTTCCATACTGGCCACTGTCTTCTGGGTGGCAGTCTCTCTCATGGAGTCGGACTTTGAATTTGAGTACCAGATGTCACTGCGCCTGGTGCACAAGCTCCTGTCCAAG GTGCCTTTGGACCGGCCAGAGAACCGTGAGCGTTTGGAGAAGCTTCAGGCTCAGCTGAGGTGGAGTGGCTTCTCGGGCATCCAACAGCTCCTGCTGAAGGGCTTCACCTCCCAGGCCACATCCGACCTCACCCTGCAGCTCTTCTGCCAGCTCACGCCCGTCTCCCGCGTGCCGGTGGTGGACAGCTCGCAGTCTCTGG GTTTCCCGCTCAACGTGCTGTGTCTGTTGCCGCACCTGGTGCAGCACTTTGGGCACCCCACGCAGTTCTGCAAGGAGAGTGCGGAGAGAATTGCACAG GTGTGTTTGGTGGAGAAAAACACCAAGCTGTCCCACCTGGCCCACGTGATGACGCTGTACAAGACGCGTTCGTACACGCGGGACCCCTTCTCCTGGGTCAGCGTAGTGTGCCGCTACCTCCACGAGGCCTTCTCCGACATCACGCTCAACATGGTCACCTACATGGCGGAG CTACTGGATAAAGGCCTTCCCCCCATGCAGCAGTCGCTCCTGCAGATCATCTACTGCTTGCTCAGCCACATGGACCTAAGCGCCGTGCACGTCAAGCAGTTCAATGCCGACGTCACCAAGACCATCGAGAAGTTTGTGCAA ACGGTGCACTGGAAGGACGCCCTGAACATTCTGAAGTTGGTGGTGTCGCGCTCGGCCAGCCTGGTGCACCCGGTGTATGGCCAGGCCCACGGCGACATCTCCAACCTGGAGGTGAGCAGAGTGTGGGACGGCTCGGCCAAGGCGCTGCCTGGGAAAACCCTGGACTTCACCTTCGACATCTCCGAG ACGCCAGTGATTGGGCGGCGCTTCGACACGCTCCAGGGCTCCGGCGTCAGGGAGGGCAAGGCCCGAGCCATGGCCGTCACCTGCAGCACCTCGTCCACCTCTTCGGGGTCAAACTCCAATACCATCCTGGTTCCTGTCAGCTGgagacaacctcagtattctcAG AAGCGGACCAGAGAGAAGCTGGTGAACGTTCTTTCACTGTGTGGACAAGAAGTTGGACTGACCAAAAACCCTTCA GTGATCTTTTCATCCTGCGGCGACCTGGACATGATGATGGAAGTGCGTGAGAGCGGCGTGTCGTCGGAGGAGGGCGGCACCAGGGAGGATACGCTGGAGGACACGGCCAGCGAGCAGCAGTTCAGAGTTTTCAGAGACTTTGACTTCCTGGATGTGGAGCTGGAGGACGGAGAG GGCGAGACGGTGGACAACTTCAACTGGGGTGTGCGGCGCCGATCCCTGGACAGCACCGAGCTAGGCGACCTGCTGGAGGAGAGCCAGCATTCGGGGAGCACGCCTAGCCTGGGACACGAAGATCCCCATGATTCCGAGGAGTCctccgaggaagaggagtcttCCGCCAGCCGGAGCCTGTCGCATTCGCAGCTG ACCAATCCGTCTCCATCGGACGAGACCAACCGCACGGACTCTCTGTCCACGTCATACAATACGTCTGCCGAGCCGCAGTCCTTGGGCGTCGCCGCACCGGGCCCGGGGGTACTGCTGCATGACCACCTCAGTGGCCTCCAT GCGAGATCGTGCGGCGGTGACGACAACGACACTCAGGCTCAGGACGACGAGCTGTCCCTGAGCACCAACGAGCTCGCCGCTGGCTCCGACTGCGGGGAGAGCTTCACCTTGGAGCTGACGGGGCAAGCGCGGGTCTGCACATCTCCTCTGGAGCGTCGGCCTGACTATTGCCAACCGCCGCTGGACTTTCTAGACCCCAACAGTCTGCCCAG TCTACGTGACAACGTGGATGACTTGGAGGACCTGGGcttcccgccgccgccgtccccgTTTTTCTCCGCCATCTTGGCCGCCTTCCAGCCGGCTGTATGCGACGAGGCAGAGGAGGCGTGGCGCTGTCATGTCAACCAGTTGGTGACCGACTCGGACGGCTCCTGCGCCGTCTACACCTTCCAGGTCTTCTCGTCACTCTTCAGG AACCTCCAAGGGAAGTTCTGCACTTTGACCACGGACGTGGCTTCCTACCTTGGCGAGGGCTTGAGGGGAATTGGTTCCAAGTTCCTCAAGTCCTCTCAGATGCTGACCTCCTGCTCGGACTGCCCGACCATATACATTGATGCAGACACC ATCATGTCTTATGGCCTCCTGGAGAAGATGAAGTTCAGCGCGCTGGAGCTTCAGGAGTACCTGGACACCTACAACACAAAAGAAGACGCGGCAGTCACG TGGCTGCGCAGCTGTAAGGACACATTTCCCAGGTGCCCCGGCGACGGTGTGGTCACGTGCCAGCCTGGAGACTCTGAAGAGAAA CAACTGGAGTTGTGCCAGAGGCTGTACAAGCTGCACTTCCAGCTTCTGCTGCTCTTCCAGTCCTACTGCTCGCTCATCTGCCAAGTTCACGCCATCAGTTCCGTGCCCGAG CTGCTCAACATGTCCCGGGAGCTGAGCGAGCTCCACTGCTGCCTTCAGGCGGCGGAGGCAGCGGTGGCCAGCGACCTGGAGCGCGAACACCCGGCCCACTCACTTCACGCCCACGTGGCTGCGATGGCCGTGCCCACTTTCCCATCGTCGGAGGCGGCGGTCAAGGCCATCCTGGAGTGTCTCAGGAACCACGAGTTCACCAAGGCCGTCCGCTACATTCAAGAGTGCAG GCGGCGGTGGCCTCACAGCGTGTTCGGTGGTGGCGCCGAGAAGGAAGTCCAGACTCTGCTCAATGTGTACTTCCGGCACCAGACTTTGGGCCAGACGGGCACCATCGCCCTGGTGGGCTCTCGTCAGGACCTTGGCCTGATCTGCTCCAAGCTGCTGGAGCTCAACGGCGAGATCCGTGACATGATCCGCCGCGCTCAGGGCTACCGCGTGGTCACCACCTACCTCCCCGACTCCAGCGCCTCCGGCACCAGCCTCTGA